In the Prochlorococcus sp. MIT 1307 genome, one interval contains:
- a CDS encoding carbohydrate porin produces MREVAGISRSAQSASNSSVPTFSFLASSKTRIVMAVFNRLIRRKNQFGTAEPHRSDTGYEDPVTWEVFYQMSASDNITVTPAIFVIQRDGERNDDITGALVKTTFKF; encoded by the coding sequence ATGCGGGAAGTTGCAGGAATTTCAAGGAGTGCACAATCAGCAAGCAACTCATCCGTACCTACTTTTAGTTTTTTGGCTAGCTCTAAAACTCGGATCGTCATGGCCGTATTCAATAGATTGATTAGGAGAAAAAACCAATTTGGAACAGCAGAGCCTCACAGAAGCGATACAGGCTATGAGGATCCAGTGACTTGGGAAGTTTTCTACCAGATGTCTGCTAGTGACAACATCACAGTTACTCCTGCAATCTTTGTTATTCAAAGAGATGGCGAGCGTAACGATGACATCACTGGTGCATTAGTTAAAACAACCTTCAAATTCTGA